In Spodoptera frugiperda isolate SF20-4 chromosome 4, AGI-APGP_CSIRO_Sfru_2.0, whole genome shotgun sequence, a single window of DNA contains:
- the LOC118272874 gene encoding uncharacterized protein LOC118272874 — MLNTLKMMSRSNLSKINAFNTSAREIHSDGRFKGKVAIVTASTEGIGYAIAKRLGNEGASVVISSRKEKNVEQALQSLRSEGITAEGVVCHVGNADQRKKLFDFTKSKFGGLDILVSNAAVNPGVAPILETEEAVWDKIFEINVKCAWLLAKEAYPELVKRGGGNIVFISSIAAYQPMEPLGAYSISKTTLLGMTRALATEIVHDNIRVNCVAPGIVPTKFASAITSNEAGKEKSLSIVPMNRFGKPSEIASAVAFLASDDASYITGETIVTAGGAYAHL; from the exons ATGCtcaatacattaaaaatgaTGTCAAGAAGTAACTTGTCTAAGATTAATGCATTTAATACGAGTGCCCGGGAGATTCATAGCGATGGTAGATTTAAAGGGAAAGTGGCAATAGTAACAGCCTCTACAGAAGG CATTGGGTATGCCATAGCTAAGCGGCTGGGGAACGAAGGCGCTTCTGTTGTAATAAGCAGTaggaaagaaaaaaatgtgGAACAGGCTCTTCAAAGTTTACGCAGCGAAGGCATCACGGCCGAAGGAGTTGTATGTCACGTAGGCAATGCAGATCAACgaaaaaaattatttgatttt ACAAAAAGCAAATTCGGAGGGCTCGATATACTTGTTTCTAATGCTGCAGTTAACCCTGGAGTGGCGCCGATTTTGGAG ACTGAGGAAGCCGTATGGGACAAGATATTCGAAATCAATGTGAAATGTGCTTGGCTTTTAGCCAAGGAAGCGTACCCCGAACTTGTAAAGAGAGGAGGCggaaatatagtttttatttcatccaTCGCCGCATACCAACCAATGGAG CCGCTTGGTGCTTACAGTATCAGTAAAACGACTCTTCTAGGCATGACCAGGGCACTAGCAACAGAAATCGTTCATGATAATATCAGAGTAAATTGTGTTGCTCCTGGAATAGTTCCCACGAAGTTTGCATCTGCT attACTAGTAACGAGGCaggaaaagaaaaaagtttgtcGATAGTCCCGATGAATCGTTTTGGCAAACCGTCGGAGATCGCTAGCGCTGTAGCGTTTCTAGCTTCCGATGACGCCAGCTACATAACTGGAGAAACTATAGTGACTGCTGGAGGAGCATACGCTCATCTCTAA
- the LOC118272748 gene encoding xylosyltransferase oxt, whose product MAFLFRKYYYKYTKCLVITVLLAFFIHIFIAISLFPSINDNISMNSGYVSSARQLVGEVSARKNNIGFGDDEDLSSNNKNHNKPSTYLRLEELDFKPPCEIKSKEAISAIHRAKTQNCKQQIVNKTCLIQSGSFYPHELPNTCRRGQMTFGKYLGCYADQKKLRLLTGFYGNYANTNSPSACLDICIQAGFMYAGVQYASECFCGESLPQASAAVADHLCDMKCPGNATQHCGGYFTMNIYETGLSKFTPRVPITASSKNGPVQIVFLLTLNGRALRQVHRLINVLYRSNHYFYIHVDKRQDYLHRKLSPLEQLPNVKLATTRFSTIWGGASLLKMLLAAMKDFMSLGWKWDFVINLSESDFPIKSLEELENFLSANKGLNFVKSHGREVQRFIKKQGLDKTFIECDTHMWRVGERKLPRGIIIDGGSDWIALSPEFVSYVVGKQDQLLTGLDVIFQHTLLPAESFFHTVLRNSHFCDSYVDNNLHVTNWKRKLGCKCQYKHVVDWCGCSPNDFRTEDWPRIQNTQDRQLFFARKFEPIINQEIINRVEQYIGIKDHHLIPNLEAYWQSIYNVEDMTASTDDILLTHASSIVRHNARILLEEGCKIEPDIIIEINSYNYADVYKGNLILHKAIVHDNIEILIETWYKPKKHIELNFENPYMDNIKIFKVSSDYDQKETTFRNLAGILGPLSEPILLYEFSAQLDKKSENLTLIWLDPTGAIGDVNMIHVDENNLTNFIKPNLKAPLLPGIWKVGLFEQNRIIVATKFLISPLEYFSGKDLSHQESSIIHSGSQNSYKNFSNIKPKNFLPDNEQSILLQKISQSNIQRIDQDLREWIDGLSLEFYNVLGSCITFNNEIKEKLICGRHKFENCATTQWSSLTPDPKGTIGKLNKKTGQMERV is encoded by the exons ATGgcgtttttatttagaaaatattattataagtacacGAAGTGCTTGGTGATAACGGTGTTATTAGCattttttatacacatttttatcGCAATTAGTTTATTTCCCtcaataaatgataatatatcTATGAATAGTGGTTATGTATCCAGTGCTCGACAGCTAGTGGGTGAAGTTTCCGCCAGAAAGAATAACATTGGGTTTGGTGACGATGAAGACCTATCTTCTAACAACAAAAATCATAACAAGCCTTCGACATATCTTAGGCTTGAAGAACTGGATTTTAAACCTCCTTGTGAAATAAAGAGTAAGGAAGCCATATCTGCTATTCATCGGGCTAAGACACAAAATTGCAAGCAACAAATTGTGAATAAAACATGTCTTATTCAAAGTGGAAGTTTCTATCCTCATGAATTACCCAATACTTGTCGCCGTGGCCAAATGACATTTGGTAAATACTTGGGATGTTATGCTGAtcagaaaaaattaagattgcTTACGGGTTTCTATGGCAATTATGCAAACACTAATTCGCCAAGTGCTTGTTTGGATATATGCATACAAGCTGGATTTATGTATGCTGGAGTTCAATATGC cTCTGAATGTTTCTGTGGGGAAAGTCTACCTCAAGCCTCGGCTGCTGTGGCTGATCATTTGTGTGACATGAAATGTCCAGGAAATGCGACACAGCATTGTGGAGGCTACTTTACTATGAACATTTACGAAACTGGCTTATCTA aATTCACACCTAGAGTACCTATAACAGCAAGCAGTAAAAATGGGCCTGTTCAAATTGTGTTCCTATTGACACTGAATGGGCGCGCATTGAGACAAGTTCACAGGCtgataaatgttttatacagaagcaaccattatttttacatacatgtTGATAAG agGCAAGATTATTTACACAGGAAACTATCGCCTTTAGAGCAgttacctaatgtaaaattagCGACAACCAGATTTTCCACAATTTGGGGTGGTGCATCATTGCTCAAAATGTTACTTGCAGCTATGAAAGATTTTATGTCGTTGGGATGGAAGTGggattttgttattaatttaagtgAAAGCGATTTTCCCATAAAATCTTTGGAAGAATTAGAAAACTTTTTATCAGCAAATAAAGGATTGAATTTTGTGAAATCACATGGCCGAGAAGTTCAGAGGTTCATTAAAAAACAGGGCCTCGACAAAACTTTTATTGAATGTGATACGCATATGTGGCGTGTGGGTGAAAGAAAGTTGCCAAGAGGTATCATAATAGACGGTGGAAGTGATTGGATTGCTCTCTCTCCAGAATTTGTGTCCTATGTTGTAGGAAAACAAGATCAACTGTTAACTGGATTGGATGTAATATTTCAACACACGCTATTACCAGCAGAGTCGTTTTTTCATACAGTATTAAGAAATTCACATTTCTGCGATTCTTACGTTGACAATAATTTGCATGTTACTAACTGGAAAAGAAAATTAGGGTGCAAATGCCAATACAAGCATGTCGTCGATTGGTGTGGGTGTTCACCTAATGATTTTAGAACAGAAGACTGGCCTCGAATACAAAACACTCAGGACAGACAATTATTTTTTGCGCGCAAGTTCGAACCTATTATaaatcaagaaataataaatcgaGTTGAGcaatacataggtataaaaGATCACCATTTGATACCAAATTTGGAGGCATATTGGCAGAGTATTTATAATGTAGAAGACATGACAGCTAGTACCGATGATATTCTATTGACCCATGCTAGCAGCATTGTAAGACATAATGCTAGAATACTCCTAGAAGAAGGTTGTAAGATCGAACCTGACAtaatcattgaaataaattcttataaTTATGCAGATGTGTATAAAggaaatttaatattacataaagcTATTGTACATGATAACATAGAAATATTAATAGAGACTTGGTATAAACCTAAAAAACATATAGAATTAAATTTTGAGAATCCTTATAtggataatataaaaatatttaaagtaagttCTGATTACGACCAGAAGGAAACCACATTCAGAAACCTAGCTGGTATTTTGGGTCCTTTATCTgaacctattttattatatgaatttTCTGCTCAACTAGATAAGAAAAGTgaaaatttaactttaatttggTTAGATCCCACTGGGGCGATTGGAGACGTTAACATGATACATGTAGATGAGAACAATCtaactaattttataaaacctAACTTAAAAGCGCCCCTTTTACCGGGTATCTGGAAAGTAGgtttatttgaacaaaataGAATAATTGTAGCAACTAAGTTCCTTATATCACCCTTAGAATATTTTTCTGGTAAAGACTTGTCACATCAAGAATCTAGTATAATTCATAGCGGATCTCAAAATTCCTACAAAAACTTTTCTAATATTAAACCAAAGAATTTTCTTCCCGACAATGAACAGAGCATATTATTACAGAAAATTTCGCAGTCTAATATTCAAAGAATAGACCAAGATTTAAGAGAATGGATAGATGGACTGAGTTTAGAGTTTTATAATGTATTAGGTTCATGTATTACGTTCAATAATGAAATCAAAGAGAAATTAATATGTGGTCGTCATAAGTTTGAAAACTGCGCTACTACGCAGTGGAGTTCATTGACACCTGATCCTAAAGGTACGATAGGCAAATTAAACAAGAAAACTGGACAAATGGAAAGAGTatga
- the LOC118272747 gene encoding ATP-dependent DNA helicase Q4, with translation MDIIESIKKDKAYLKCKLIVKNWEKNFKLQHSRTPTKFDIKEAPPKIKYAYKKYFQLKSNALENSLSVCDFVEEEPIISPEPDQFEHITNECVSPQPMLPALPSGQELEKLLCNSDLKVDNKALTPFTENLSKKLFQNRKFSLRNPRKLSICRSQVSTENKSFNSEPTNSTSQDEVNKEIDLNIFNNSEFNNSLKIIEEPLNIKDVTIPHFSPRQPELLRPVIRQVNDAWLNRAAGIVVEGNKHSIEPEKFGIGNIKILDNKEKPHDYVENSESEDDIVSDKLKPALKKRKLEIVKIEENPKQHHGPKDEQIQQYQSEKSISTQVKVSEKKKLGKSKQKTENNIVEQLPPDIQEYIPYGLEKDIQPRHLQITNVLQKVDSIVNKCNEIDDSKENTSIDNKIKAGTLNENFVKINIEKKVFARGKKNINYSKYKKQLWKDKKSLHGGMEFPEGGKVTCFKCNGTGHMARYCKSQKGETLLPLDSYNEDNIPTLEEMQVYASEPSSSKINQSLTEQLHESMFESSKIPDSFMKLLAETTNVDENEIKPLYDSYENVLSADLEQALNKFGHKAFRPGQENAIKRILCGMSTLLILSTGGGKSLCYQLPAYLYSQRYKCITLVISPLVSLMEDQVLNVPEFIKAGCYHTNQSQTQRSKILQCLKDGLLDILLISPEALIAGDSSSGISGLFKSLPPIAFACIDEAHCVSQWSHNFRPSYLMICRVLREKLKVNCILGLTATASQTTIKSVISHINIPDGVDGVIKNPALPDNLCLSVSIEKDKDKALVSYLLSEQIKQFNSIIVYCIRRDECERVAAVLRSCLQETGKVNMESQKNKRKRMSYIAEAYHAGMSAAQRKKIQKHFMDGTVRIIVATVAFGMGINKSDIRCIIHYNMPSSFESYVQEVGRAGRDGQLAYCHIILSNGSSDKNELLKHIHANSIDRPTIRKLLSKLFIPCECIKISTDLSNSSCKGHEVGIPIDATVEELDLPSENIATLLCYIELHPKKYIKFLNNAYINCKISSYGGPKKIHDAAKTCRPLAMALLLENKRDAGIMTSNVIEFNVIEVAAAIGWESGVTKYQLKNLEWNTESGISQRSHLKVEFNTLGFRIRARGDLSPTELDEMLDDLNNSVISQEKARLYQLEECNTAFHKIGTGSLENMNLSKDTLFKISDDLKLYVRNYFERDSFPTDMKLEERPLHVDSVVSDVRSIINIYKDCNFTGRSIARIFQGISSPNYPAIVWGRCKFWRSHLHEDFNGLIRLATQQIIQMKM, from the coding sequence ATGGATATTATTGAATCGATTAAGAAAGACAAAGCATACTTAAAATGCAAACTCATAGTTAAAAATTGGGAAAAGAATTTTAAGTTACAACATAGCCGGACACCTACTAAGTTCGACATAAAGGAAGCTcctccaaaaataaaatatgcatataaaaaatactttcaactCAAGAGCAACGCACTTGAGAATTCATTATCAGTTTGTGACTTTGTCGAAGAAGAGCCAATCATATCGCCAGAACCTGACCAATTTGAACATATTACTAATGAATGTGTAAGTCCTCAGCCTATGCTTCCAGCACTACCAAGTGGTCAAGAATTGGAGAAGTTACTCTGTAATTCAGATCTAAAAGTTGACAATAAAGCTTTAACACCATTTACTGAAAATCTATCCAAAAAGTTATTTCAGAATAGAAAGTTTAGTCTAAGAAACCCTAGAAAGCTTTCTATATGTAGATCTCAAGTGTCTAcagaaaataaatcttttaattctGAACCAACAAATAGCACTAGCCAAGatgaagtaaataaagaaatagatttgaatattttcaacAACTCTGAATTcaataattcattaaaaattattgaaGAACCTTTGAACATCAAAGATGTTACAATCCCACATTTTTCACCAAGACAACCAGAATTATTGCGACCAGTAATCAGACAGGTAAATGATGCATGGCTAAATAGAGCTGCTGGTATTGTAGTTGAAGGGAATAAACATTCTATTGAACCTGAAAAGTTTGGAATAGGCAATATCAAGATTTTAGATAACAAAGAAAAACCTCATGATTATGTAGAAAACAGTGAATCTGAAGATGATATTGTCAGTGATAAGTTGAAACCTGCCttaaaaaagagaaaattaGAAATTGTTAAAATTGAAGAAAATCCTAAACAACATCATGGACCCAAAGATGAACAAATTCAGCAATATCAATCTGAGAAATCAATTAGCACACAAGTTAAAGTTTCTGAAAAGAAGAAATTAGGTAAGTCTAAAcagaaaactgaaaataatatagTGGAACAATTGCCTCCTGATATTCAAGAATATATTCCCTATGGCTTAGAAAAAGATATACAGCCTCGTCACTTACAAATTACCAATGTTCTACAAAAGGTTGACTCTAttgttaataaatgtaatgagatagATGATTCCAAAGAAAATACaagtatagataataaaataaaagctggaactttaaatgaaaattttgtgaaaataaatattgaaaaaaaagtgtTTGCTAGAGGAAAgaagaatattaattattccAAGTACAAAAAGCAACTATGGAAAGATAAGAAGAGTCTTCATGGAGGTATGGAATTTCCTGAGGGTGGTAAAGTTACATGTTTTAAATGCAATGGTACAGGTCATATGGCAAGATACTGTAAATCACAGAAAGGGGAAACACTTTTGCCGTTGGATAGTTACAATGAAGATAATATTCCTACACTAGAAGAAATGCAAGTATATGCATCTGAGCCATCCagtagtaaaataaatcagTCATTAACTGAACAATTACATGAGTCTATGTTTGAATCTAgcaaaattccagactcttTTATGAAATTGTTAGCTGAGACTACAAATGttgatgaaaatgaaataaaacctcTTTATGACAGCTATGAAAATGTTCTCTCAGCTGATTTGGAACAAGCTCTTAATAAATTTGGACATAAAGCTTTTCGCCCTGGACAAGAAAATGctattaaaagaattttatgtGGAATGTCTACTTTGCTAATTTTGTCTACAGGCGGTGGAAAATCACTTTGTTATCAACTCCCAGCTTATCTCTACAGTCAGCGTTACAAATGTATAACATTGGTAATTTCTCCTTTAGTTTCACTAATGGAGGATCAAGTGTTGAATGTTCCAGAATTCATTAAAGCTGGATGCTATCACACTAATCAATCTCAGACCCAGCGTAGTAAAATCTTACAGTGTCTAAAGGATGGATTATTAGATATTCTTCTTATATCTCCTGAAGCTTTGATAGCTGGTGATTCATCGAGTGGAATATCAGGTCTCTTTAAGTCACTACCTCCAATTGCCTTTGCTTGTATAGATGAAGCTCATTGTGTATCACAGTGGAGTCACAATTTCAGACCTAGTTATCTTATGATCTGTCGAGTATTAAGAGAAAAGCTGAAGGTAAACTGTATTCTTGGATTAACAGCTACTGCAAGTCAGACAACTATTAAAAGTGTAATTAGCCATATTAATATACCTGATGGTGTTGATGGAGTTATAAAGAATCCAGCACTACCAGATAATCTTTGTTTATCAGTTTCAATTGAAAAAGATAAAGACAAAGCTCTTGTATCATACTTATTGTCAgaacaaataaaacagtttaattCCATTATAGTATACTGTATAAGAAGAGATGAATGTGAAAGAGTTGCTGCTGTACTTAGGTCATGCTTACAAGAAACTGGTAAAGTTAACATGGAGagccaaaaaaataaaagaaaaagaatgtCTTACATTGCTGAAGCTTATCATGCTGGCATGTCGGCtgcacaaagaaaaaaaattcaaaagcaTTTTATGGATGGCACAGTTAGAATAATAGTTGCAACTGTTGCTTTTGGTATGGGCATTAACAAATCAGATATAAGAtgtattatacattataatatgccTAGCAGTTTTGAATCTTATGTGCAAGAAGTTGGAAGAGCTGGCCGGGATGGGCAGCTCGCATACTgccatattattttaagtaatggCAGTAGTgacaaaaatgaattattaaaacatattcaTGCTAACTCTATTGATAGACCAACTATAAGAAAATTACTGTCCAAACTGTTTATACCTTGTGAATGTATTAAAATTTCTACAGATTTATCTAATAGTAGTTGCAAGGGTCATGAAGTGGGAATCCCTATAGATGCAACTGTAGAAGAATTAGATTTGCCATCTGAAAATATTGCTACACTTCTATGTTACATTGAACTTCAtcctaaaaaatatataaagtttcTTAATAATGCTTATATAAATTGTAAGATTTCCTCCTATGGAGGCCCTAAAAAAATTCATGATGCAGCAAAGACTTGTAGACCTTTAGCAATGGCTcttttattagaaaacaaaagagatgcTGGAATAATGACTAGCAATGTTATAGAATTCAATGTTATTGAAGTAGCTGCTGCTATTGGATGGGAAAGTGGTGTAACTAAGTACCAATTGAAAAATTTAGAATGGAACACAGAATCAGGGATCTCTCAAAGATCACATTTGAAAGTAGAATTTAATACACTTGGTTTCCGTATTAGAGCTAGGGGAGACTTGAGTCCTACAGAATTGGACGAAATGTTGGATGATCTGAATAATTCTGTAATTTCGCAAGAAAAGGCACGATTGTATCAGCTAGAAGAATGCAACACAGCCTTTCATAAAATTGGAACAGGTTCTTTGGAAAATATGAATTTATCGAAAGACACCTTGTTCAAAATTTCTGacgatttaaaattatatgtaagaaattattttgaaagaGATAGTTTTCCCACTGATATGAAATTGGAAGAACGGCCCTTGCATGTAGATAGTGTTGTATCGGACGTCCggtctataataaatatatataaagactGTAATTTTACTGGTAGAAGTATTGCAAGAATTTTTCAAGGTATTTCCTCTCCAAATTATCCCGCTATTGTTTGGGGTAGATGCAAGTTTTGGAGGTCACATTTACATGAAGATTTCAATGGATTAATTAGATTAGCAActcaacaaataattcaaatgaaaatgtag
- the LOC118272709 gene encoding cAMP-dependent protein kinase type I regulatory subunit isoform X2, protein MTETNWFSWEQAKAAQAAAAASEGEADGELSPLPVPGGQPPRRRGGISAEPVTEEDATSYVKKVVPKDYKTMGALSRAIASNVLFTHLDESERADMFDAMFPVQCLPGETVIRQGDEGDNFYIIDSGEVEVLVNGEPVTTIGEGGSFGELALIYGTPRAATVRARTPLKLWGLDRDSYRRILMGSTIRKRRMYDEFLSRVSILESLEKWERLTVADALEPVSFTDGEIIVRQGEPGNDFYIIVEGTAVVLQQRSGQGEGSAVEVGRLGPSDYFGEIALLLDRPRAATVRAAGSLKCVKLDRARFERVLGLCADILKRNIAQYNSFVSLSV, encoded by the exons atgactGAAACTAATTGGTTTTCATGG gaaCAAGCAAAGGCTGCTCAAGCTGCAGCAGCTGCATCAGAAGGTGAAGCAGATGGAGAACTCTCTCCACTGCCTGTGCCTGGGGGACAGCCACCGCGCAGACGTGGTGGCATTAGCGCTGAACCTGTAACAGAGGAAGATGCTACCAGCTATGTTAAAAAG gtgGTGCCAAAAGATTATAAGACTATGGGTGCTCTTTCGCGAGCTATAGCTTCAAATGTACTCTTTACTCATCTGGATGAATCTGAGAGAGCAGATATGTTCGACGCTATGTTTCCAGTACAGTGTCTTCCTGGTGAAACTGTCATAAGGCAAGGAGATGAAGGAGATAACTTTTACATCATTGATTCAGGAGAAGTAGAA GTTTTAGTAAATGGTGAACCTGTTACAACTATTGGAGAAGGAGGCAGTTTTGGTGAATTGGCTCTAATATACGGCACCCCAAGAGCAGCGACAGTGCGTGCAAGAACTCCTTTAAAACTATGGGGTTTGGATCGTGATTCTTACCGTCGTATACTTATGGGATCCACTATAAGAAAACGACGCATGTACGATGAATTCTTATCACGCGTCTCAATTTTAg aaAGTTTAGAAAAATGGGAACGGCTAACAGTTGCAGATGCCTTAGAACCTGTATCTTTCACTGACGGCGAGATCATAGTCAGGCAAGGAGAACCTGGCAATGACTTTTACATCATTGTTGAAG GAACTGCAGTGGTGCTACAGCAAAGAAGTGGCCAGGGAGAAGGTTCGGCAGTAGAAGTAGGTCGACTGGGACCTTCTGATTATTTTGGAGAAATTGCATTATTATTGGACAGACCACGAGCGGCTACCGTACGCGCTGCAGGGTCTCTTAAATGTGTCAAGTTGGATCGTGCCAG GTTCGAAAGAGTACTGGGCTTATGTGCTGACATTTTGAAACGTAATATTGCACAGTACAATAGCTTCGTTTCGTTATCTGTATAA
- the LOC118272709 gene encoding cAMP-dependent protein kinase type I regulatory subunit isoform X1, translated as MEEEQCLHECENYIQSHNISSLLKDCIVQLCVNKPENPVSFLRQYLQKLEREQAKAAQAAAAASEGEADGELSPLPVPGGQPPRRRGGISAEPVTEEDATSYVKKVVPKDYKTMGALSRAIASNVLFTHLDESERADMFDAMFPVQCLPGETVIRQGDEGDNFYIIDSGEVEVLVNGEPVTTIGEGGSFGELALIYGTPRAATVRARTPLKLWGLDRDSYRRILMGSTIRKRRMYDEFLSRVSILESLEKWERLTVADALEPVSFTDGEIIVRQGEPGNDFYIIVEGTAVVLQQRSGQGEGSAVEVGRLGPSDYFGEIALLLDRPRAATVRAAGSLKCVKLDRARFERVLGLCADILKRNIAQYNSFVSLSV; from the exons ATGGAAGAAGAGCAATGTTTACATGAGTGTGAAAATTATATTCAGAGtcataatatttcttcattGTTAAAAGATTGCATAGTGCAATTATGTGTGAATAAGCCAGAAAATCCTGTGTCTTTTTTGAGACAATATCTCCAAAAATTAGAACGA gaaCAAGCAAAGGCTGCTCAAGCTGCAGCAGCTGCATCAGAAGGTGAAGCAGATGGAGAACTCTCTCCACTGCCTGTGCCTGGGGGACAGCCACCGCGCAGACGTGGTGGCATTAGCGCTGAACCTGTAACAGAGGAAGATGCTACCAGCTATGTTAAAAAG gtgGTGCCAAAAGATTATAAGACTATGGGTGCTCTTTCGCGAGCTATAGCTTCAAATGTACTCTTTACTCATCTGGATGAATCTGAGAGAGCAGATATGTTCGACGCTATGTTTCCAGTACAGTGTCTTCCTGGTGAAACTGTCATAAGGCAAGGAGATGAAGGAGATAACTTTTACATCATTGATTCAGGAGAAGTAGAA GTTTTAGTAAATGGTGAACCTGTTACAACTATTGGAGAAGGAGGCAGTTTTGGTGAATTGGCTCTAATATACGGCACCCCAAGAGCAGCGACAGTGCGTGCAAGAACTCCTTTAAAACTATGGGGTTTGGATCGTGATTCTTACCGTCGTATACTTATGGGATCCACTATAAGAAAACGACGCATGTACGATGAATTCTTATCACGCGTCTCAATTTTAg aaAGTTTAGAAAAATGGGAACGGCTAACAGTTGCAGATGCCTTAGAACCTGTATCTTTCACTGACGGCGAGATCATAGTCAGGCAAGGAGAACCTGGCAATGACTTTTACATCATTGTTGAAG GAACTGCAGTGGTGCTACAGCAAAGAAGTGGCCAGGGAGAAGGTTCGGCAGTAGAAGTAGGTCGACTGGGACCTTCTGATTATTTTGGAGAAATTGCATTATTATTGGACAGACCACGAGCGGCTACCGTACGCGCTGCAGGGTCTCTTAAATGTGTCAAGTTGGATCGTGCCAG GTTCGAAAGAGTACTGGGCTTATGTGCTGACATTTTGAAACGTAATATTGCACAGTACAATAGCTTCGTTTCGTTATCTGTATAA